GACCGAGTTTGAGAGCAAGAGGGTTGACGGGACGTCTGTTTTCTTGGGCGAGTTTCGACGCGATCGTCTTGCAAGTCATGAGACGAGAGTAAAGCATCTTTTGTGAATTTCGAAATCAGCCGAAtgagaaaaaaaaaatctTTTTGTAATCACAACTCACCTGGAGATAACGTGAAAGGACATAGAAATGACTGTTGGCGAAAAAGTTGCCTTTTCTCTTCGCCTTGACACTTTgctccttttccttttctccattCACTGAACTTGTACCCGACAGTGGCTGACTTTCTGTACCCGCACCCGCACCCATACCGTCAATCTTGACCCATGTCTGCTCGCTGGCCTCTGCGCCGGCTTTATCCTTTTCAACCGCTTCCGCCACTTCCTCTGGATCGGCAGGAACAGGCAAGGGCGTATCAGCGCGCTCGCCATTCTCTGTCGCTGGGGTAGTTTCACCCGAAAGGGGCTCGACAGACGGTTGTTGAAGCAGCAGCTGACCATCCTCCGTCGGGCCGGTCGTCGTCGTGACGGATACCTCTCGGCTGACATTATCCCCTGCAGCTTGCTTGAGTAACCGCTTACGCAGATCTGCAGCCTGTCTCTTCTCACTCTTACCACTACCACCGCCTCCACCCCCTCTGGCACtacctcctcctcctcctccggCATTACTGGAAACCTCTGCGTCATCCGCTACACTACCGCTCTCCTCATCGCCCTCTGAACCTTCCGATTCCTCATCTGGCGTCTTGTTCGGCTCTTCACCATCTCCAAACTCGGCGTCAAACTCGTCCTTGTCGAGCATGAAGAGGATGGGCACAAAATCACGGAGGAAACGCTCTACCTTGACTTGATCGGCCGACGAGAGGGTGTTGCTCTGCATCCTGTCGAGGTAACTGATGATGAGCTTGATCGAATCCTTGAGCACTTCCATATCCGTAAACTCAAACTCCATCTGCGGCTTGGCCCGCCATACACGGAAATCAACAAGTGCCGAACGCTGATTCAGCTGCTCCGCCTTGCGTGCCTCAATCTCATTGATGAGCGTCTTGGCGGGCGCTACTTTTTTCTTGTCGGTGGCTTTTGTGCCGGAATGCTGGTAGTCGAGCGCTTTGTAAAAGTTTTTAGCATCTTGCTCTCGCCACAGCCGGTTCCATTCCCGCTGCGCACGTTTCCACTCTTCGTCCTTGGCCTTGAGGCGTTCAAGTACGATGGGGAGGGCGACGACGGGGTTATCGTGCAGCGCGCGAATGACGTCTGGTCCAAGTTCTTTGCCGTACACTTTTTTGATGATCCGCTGGTAGATGGATTTACTTTGCCCACCTAGACCAGCTTTGAGGTTGAAATTTGCCCTCTCTTCAGGCTCCATGGTCTGGATCTTGTTGTTCAGCGGTTCGAGGAGGGCGATGGTGCGCAGGTTGGCTTCAATGTGGTAATCGTACTCGTGGCGCTCTTCCTCCGACTTGTGGAGGTTGTCCTCGAATTGGTTCTTACGGTGAGAAACGAATGGTGCGACGTCTTCCGCATTCCATGTGGGGTGGGCGACCCACTCGTCGTTGAGTACTTCCCAGCACATGGCGTCTCGCCCTGTACATTGAAGGTTGATTTCCTATCCATTGTGTTAGTGATTTGCATTGCATAGTAGTACATTGGGACGTACGGATCGCGGCAGCTGGCGGTAACTCGGCCCGACCTGGTTCGCACTCGCCAAATTCATATCAGGCTTAATCCTGTCCAACATGGGCGTATTCTCCACCATCAAGTTATCAATCCCAATCATCCCGCCAAACCCGTACCCACCCTGGATGGACGCAGGGTTCGGCGGGATCCGGCCCTCGCTATCGACATCCACCACCTTTTGGAACGTCGCCCATACTTCGGGCGAATCCCCGATAAACAGTTGGGCACGGTCGAGCAAGGTCTTGGTATCAATCATATCCTGCACGAAAAGGTTGATGAGTTTGAGAAACTCGTGGTAAACGACCTTGTCGTCAATGAATTTCTTGACCTTGTCAAAGAATGCGACTTCATCGGGGGATGCAAGCGTTTGTTGTTGAGGGGTAAGGCTAGGGAGTCCAGGCTCGACGTCTTCGAGCAGGGGACTCTCCCCCCTCTGGCCGGCACGAGCGCCGCGTTTGCCGCCTTGAGTCGTCTTGGTGGTAGCAGGCTCGACACCAGAGGCACCACCTGCCGTCCTTCGTTTCTTCTGACCACCCATCTCTTTACCCTCCTTGCCCGCACCCCTCTTTTGGCCGGCGACTTTTTCGGGGGCGGCGGCGGAGGCAGCAGtagcagcagcagcaggtGTGGCGCCGGCAGCTTGCATGAATGAGCCAGAAAGCATACCGAGACCACCTGTCCCGTTCTCGGGCAAGAACTGCTTGAATTCATCAAGCAGGTCAGGGGCATTGGTGAACAGTTTGGTGACTTGCTCATACACCTCTGCAATGTCCCGCGTATCACGCTGATATGTCTGGAGGATCTCCAAGAACTGCTTGTACGTTTCGGGATCATTGTTGAATCTGGTCTTGATCTTGTTGACAAAGGTGATTGCGTGGTTGAACTCGAGGATTGGGGCTCGGTtgccgccgccgccgccgcctTGCTGTGGCTGAGGCGCAGGCTGGGCGCCGTGCGATAATCCGCCGGATGCGAGGAACTGGGCTGCAGAAGGAGTGGACGGGCCAGACGGCGGGAGCGGGTGCTGTGCGTGGGGAGGGAGAGGCAGCGTTCCAGGCGTCTGGTTCGCAGGTGCTGCTTGTCGGCCAGGCGGCGGCACATTTGTTTGCCGGCCTGCACCTTGGAAGGGAGGCGGGCCGCTGGGGAGATGTGACGGCAGAGTGTTGAGCGGCGGTAAAAGCGACGCCTGGGCGGCGCCTTGACTTGCCGACGCAGGGTACGGCGCAGACGACCCTGCCCTGCTATCACGCGCGGTGGCCTCTGCTGCGGACGCCTGGATACCTTCACGGGCTTCGCGCTCGCGCTGGTCGATGGCAGCTGCAAAGTTGCCGGGAATTTGGCTGACTGTGCCGGCGGGTGTGGTGACGGTGATGAGGCCCGAGGCGTCCCCTTCGCCGCCAAAGCACTCGATACGGTAGCCTGGGGGGAGGAAGGTGTTGAAGCCCTGGATGAGCGAGGGGTGGCCGCGGAAGAGGGTGGAGACCCGGTCGATGACGCCGGGCGTGTCGATGCTGTTGGGCGTCAGTACAGTTGGCAGCGCACGCTTCTACGCACACCTGGCCCTTGAACTCCTTCATGACGTCGAGGAAGCGGTTGTAGACGTCTGGCTGGTCGTTGAACTGTATCTGCGGGGGTGAGCGTATGCATTCCCCCGCGGCACCTACCTTGACCTGGTCGAGATACGAGAGGGCGTCGCGCACGTTGAGCGGGCGGAGGCTGCTGTTCCCCCCCGCCTGCTGCTGCCAGGTCGGGGAGGGCCGCTTCGGGGGGATGTTGTGCGATATGGTGGGCGGCTGTGGGGGGGGGAAGTAGGGGGGGGAAGTGGGAAGTGGGAAGTGGGGGAGTGTCAAGTGGGAAGTGGGGGAGTGTCAAGTGAACGAGAAATGGAGCTGGTATGTAGCCGGAGCAAATCCGCCAGCAAGTGACCGTGGGAATTTCTCCTGTTTGTCTCCACTTCTCCTTGCGTCACCACTTTTCCCGATAAATCTTCACGAAAACGAATATACCACAAAAACCAACATACACCACACCCCGCTACAGGTATACCCACACAATGAGCGGAGCCCACTCGAAAAAGTCTCTCAAGACCAGGCATGTTGCTCCTCGCTTTCGCCTTGACACGCGCTGACTTTACTCTAGTTTCCGACCTTCTCCGCGGTCCATCCGCCCTGTCTATACCGGAGGACCCGTCCTTCTTACCAAGGATGGTCAGTGGATAATCACCACGATGGGAGACGAAGCGTTGGTCACGCAAGTCCACACTGGACTGGCTATCGCCAGAATACGAGGAGCAAGTTGTATCGCCATCCATTTGACTTTTATGTACTGACTTTTTATTCAAGGACGGCACACCCATCACATCCCTCGCACTCTCCTACCATACTTTCCCACCTACTCTTCTCACATCGCACATGTCCATGACTGTCCGGTACTACCCTCTCCCCGAATCCCCCCCGCCCACATCTACCCCCAAACCCCCCTCATTAACCTACACCCGTATCCTCAACAAGGCCCATTCGGCGCCGATCCTCGTCTCGCAAGTTTCCCCGGACAACACCCTGTTCGCAACTGGATCCTCTGACGGGATCGTCAAAGTATGGGATCTGGCCGGCGGGTACGTGACGCACCTGTTCAGAGGCCATGGCGGTCCCGTCTCGGCACTGCACTTCAATTTCCCCACCATCCTTGGAGACGAACGACGCCGGATGGAGCTTCTCACCGGGTCGACAGACGCAAGAGTACGGATCTACGATCTGCGAGACGCGAATGCCCGAGTCGTCGGCGGTGCTGGTGGCAATGCGGTGAAGCCGAAAGCGGTGCTCGAGGGCCACGTCTCGGTTGTGAGAGGAATTGATGTGACGCCCGATGGCAAATGGGCCGTCACCGGTGGTCGTGACAAGGTCGTCCTCGTATGGGATATGCTTGGCGAAACAAAGGGTAAAGGAAAAGCGGcgacaacaacaacaacaacaacaacgACACCCAAGTTGGTGCAGACAATTATTGTACAAGAGCAAGTCGAGTCTTTGGGATTATTACCCCAAGAAGAGCAAGTTTCAGGTGCTGCCACAGGACGATGGTTGTGCTACACTGGCGGAGACAAGGGACTCGTCAGGGTGTGGGACGTCCTCAAGGGAACACTTGTCGCCACAATGAAAGGCGTCGAAGGAGTCGATGAAGCAGAGTCGGACGAGGACGAACAGCGCGGCGTTCTTTCCGTATTATACTCTCCCACCGCTTCTTCCCTCGTATCCATCCACGCCGATCAAAACATCATTTTCCATTCCCTCTCCACTCTTCTTTCCACACGTCAAATTATAGGTTTCAACGATGAAATCGTCGATGTCGCCTTCCTCTCCCACCCCGCCGCACCACCCACGTCCCCTTCCCCACTCCCCGAAACACCAGACATCCCCCATTCCCACATGGCAGTCGCCACAAACTCCAACCTCTTGCGAATCTACTCCACATCCTCATTCAACGCCCGACTCCTCCCCGGACACACCGATATGATCCTCTCTCTCGCCGTTTCCCCCAATCACCAATGGCTCGTCACCGGATCCAAAGACCATACCGCGCGCGTATGGGCACCGACCACTTGCGCACAAGGCGATGGGTATACATGGCGATGTATCGCCGTCTGTGAAGGCCACGCGGAATCGATTGGTGCCGTCGCGTTTGCGCAAAAGGTTTCAGAGGATGGGCACGCCCGATTCCTCTTCACTGCAAGTCAAGACCGTACCATCAAAATGTGGGATCTCACCCCTCTCTCcgcttctccttcttcttcttcatccccgATCCGCCCTCGGTCGATGGCCACACTCCGTGCGCACGAAAAGGATATCAACTCGCTCGACATCGCGCCCAACGATAAATTCCTCGTCTCTGGTTCTCAAGACAAGCTAGTCAAACTCTACGCCATCGACTTTAACCCGCCCAAAAATGTCTCTGCATCTGGAGGCGCCGGCGGCGGCGCGGAAGGAGGTTTCAAGCTTTTGGGTACGTGTGCAGGGCACAGGCGGGGTGTCTGGACAGTGAGGTTTAGCAGGAATGATAAAGTGGTGGCGAGTGGGAGTGCTGATAGGACCGTCAAGCTTTGGAGTCTGGACGACTTTACTTGTCTCAAGGTTCGTCCCTcattcttcatcttcatcttcgtctgTCATATTGCTAATTATCTTTGATGGTAGACGTTTGAGGGACATACCAACTCGGTGCTCAGAGTCGACTTTTTGTCGCACGGCCAACAACTCGTGACGTCCGCGTCTGATGGATTGGTAAAACTCTGGAATatcaaggaagaagaatgtGTCAAGACGCTGGACAACCACGAAGACAAGATCTGGGCACTTGCACATTCATCCGACGAATCCACCCTTCTCTCCGCCGGTGCCGATTCCCTCCTCACCATCTGGCACGACACCTCTCTCCTCGAACAATCCGAGGCGAACGCGAACCTGATCAAGACCGTCCAGGTCGAACAGGATTTCATCAACTATGTCGCTCTCAAAGACTATCGTCGCGCCATCTTACTCGCACTCTCCATGAGTCAGCCAGGACGCCTGTTCAACCTCTTCAGCACCGTCGTCAAGGGCCGTCGCCGTCAGCCCGATTTGTCACAGGAACAACAAACGATCACAGGGTCCAAAGAGATTGATGAGATTATCAAGACCTTGCCGGGGATAGAGTTGGTAAGGTTGTTAAAGTTTGTGAGAGATTGGAATGCGAATGCCAAGATGGCGCCTGTAGCCCAGGTGGTTTTGCATGCCGTCTTCATGTTGAGGAGTGCAGAAGATATCCTTGCCGCCTTTGACCAGGCCAATAGGTTGCCCAAACgcgaggaggaggaggaaggtgaggaggaggaagaagaagaaaaggaggagggagagaacaagaagagaCAAAAGAAGGAACGACCGTCCCTTGGCGCGCCTATAAGCATCAAGGATCTTCTGGAGGGGCTTATCCCATATTCCGAGAGGCATTTCAACAGGGTTGACAAGCTCGTGCAGGAAAGTTACATGTTGGACTATGTGCTTGGCGAGATGGAGGGTGGCTTATTCGGTGAAGAGTTAATGGACATCCAATAGAGAGGTTTTTGGTAGTGTATGAGGCTATGCACCAGggcttcttccttcttcttgggTAAATAGTTTCATAGCTTTTCATTTTATCATATATGACCTCATTCTCTAACATAAAATTCGTCTCTACGCGTAcatgaaaaaaaaaaaaaaaattcATAGATCCCGCCCTCTCCTGCAAAACGACGACACACAAAACAGAAAAGATTCCAGATCAAATCTCAACCTCGTCCAGCTTCTCCAACTCTCCCACCTTGCCCTTCAATCCTTCAACCTCTCCTTCCGTCTTCTCCTCTATACTTTCGTGAGGAGTACCCAACTCTGCCTCCAAGTCACTCAACGTCGTTGCGCTGCTCTTACGCTTATCCTCCGCCTTTTCCGCTTCTGGTTCAAGGACAGGACTTGAGAGATTGACCTCGCCTGCTTGCTCATCCACTGGGGAGGGGGTCGCGACATTTGTGAGCGTCGGTGGCAGAGGAAGTTCTTTTTCTGCAGCTTGAGGAGCTTGAGAAGTAGCTCGGCGGAAGAAGCCTCCCATCCCGGACAACTTTCTAGGAAGCGCTTGGGACGCTCCTAACGCTCCATTCGCACCGGATCCACCACTCTGCGTGCTGGCACCGACACCGACACCGACACCGGTACCGGTACCAGCCTGAGGAGCCCCAGGGGTAACCCCTTTGGTCCAACTGCTAACAAACCCACCCAAACCAGCGCTTACATTCTCGTCCCCAGGTGTCGCTAGTGGGGAAATAGAGGGATTGTTCGTTGTAGCAGAAGAAGTTGCGCGCGACCGACCAGGTGAAAGTGCTTCAAATGCAGACTGAGACTGGGGCTGAGCACGGTTAGACCAGAGCTTGAAACCCCATCCAGCAGGTTTTGTTTCTTTCTGGCTGAATTGCCCGTCGGGATCGCGATCCGTTGGAAGTGGGGGTAATGAAAGACCTTTAAGAGCCTCCGCAGCACTCTG
This DNA window, taken from Cryptococcus gattii WM276 chromosome C, complete sequence, encodes the following:
- a CDS encoding U3 small nucleolar RNA-associated protein 13 (U3 snoRNA-associated protein 13) (Similar to TIGR gene model, INSD accession AAW42509.1), whose product is MSGAHSKNFRPSPRSIRPVYTGGPVLLTKDGQWIITTMGDEALVTQVHTGLAIARIRGDGTPITSLALSYHTFPPTLLTSHMSMTVRYYPLPESPPPTSTPKPPSLTYTRILNKAHSAPILVSQVSPDNTLFATGSSDGIVKVWDLAGGYVTHLFRGHGGPVSALHFNFPTILGDERRRMELLTGSTDARVRIYDLRDANARVVGGAGGNAVKPKAVLEGHVSVVRGIDVTPDGKWAVTGGRDKVVLVWDMLGETKGKGKAATTTTTTTTTPKLVQTIIVQEQVESLGLLPQEEQVSGAATGRWLCYTGGDKGLVRVWDVLKGTLVATMKGVEGVDEAESDEDEQRGVLSVLYSPTASSLVSIHADQNIIFHSLSTLLSTRQIIGFNDEIVDVAFLSHPAAPPTSPSPLPETPDIPHSHMAVATNSNLLRIYSTSSFNARLLPGHTDMILSLAVSPNHQWLVTGSKDHTARVWAPTTCAQGDGYTWRCIAVCEGHAESIGAVAFAQKVSEDGHARFLFTASQDRTIKMWDLTPLSASPSSSSSPIRPRSMATLRAHEKDINSLDIAPNDKFLVSGSQDKLVKLYAIDFNPPKNVSASGGAGGGAEGGFKLLGTCAGHRRGVWTVRFSRNDKVVASGSADRTVKLWSLDDFTCLKTFEGHTNSVLRVDFLSHGQQLVTSASDGLVKLWNIKEEECVKTLDNHEDKIWALAHSSDESTLLSAGADSLLTIWHDTSLLEQSEANANLIKTVQVEQDFINYVALKDYRRAILLALSMSQPGRLFNLFSTVVKGRRRQPDLSQEQQTITGSKEIDEIIKTLPGIELVRLLKFVRDWNANAKMAPVAQVVLHAVFMLRSAEDILAAFDQANRLPKREEEEEGEEEEEEEKEEGENKKRQKKERPSLGAPISIKDLLEGLIPYSERHFNRVDKLVQESYMLDYVLGEMEGGLFGEELMDIQ
- a CDS encoding Sin3 protein, putative (Similar to TIGR gene model, INSD accession AAW42507.1), producing MKEFKGQVIDTPGVIDRVSTLFRGHPSLIQGFNTFLPPGYRIECFGGEGDASGLITVTTPAGTVSQIPGNFAAAIDQREREAREGIQASAAEATARDSRAGSSAPYPASASQGAAQASLLPPLNTLPSHLPSGPPPFQGAGRQTNVPPPGRQAAPANQTPGTLPLPPHAQHPLPPSGPSTPSAAQFLASGGLSHGAQPAPQPQQGGGGGGNRAPILEFNHAITFVNKIKTRFNNDPETYKQFLEILQTYQRDTRDIAEVYEQVTKLFTNAPDLLDEFKQFLPENGTGGLGMLSGSFMQAAGATPAAAATAASAAAPEKVAGQKRGAGKEGKEMGGQKKRRTAGGASGVEPATTKTTQGGKRGARAGQRGESPLLEDVEPGLPSLTPQQQTLASPDEVAFFDKVKKFIDDKVVYHEFLKLINLFVQDMIDTKTLLDRAQLFIGDSPEVWATFQKVVDVDSEGRIPPNPASIQGGYGFGGMIGIDNLMVENTPMLDRIKPDMNLASANQVGPSYRQLPRSEINLQCTGRDAMCWEVLNDEWVAHPTWNAEDVAPFVSHRKNQFEDNLHKSEEERHEYDYHIEANLRTIALLEPLNNKIQTMEPEERANFNLKAGLGGQSKSIYQRIIKKVYGKELGPDVIRALHDNPVVALPIVLERLKAKDEEWKRAQREWNRLWREQDAKNFYKALDYQHSGTKATDKKKVAPAKTLINEIEARKAEQLNQRSALVDFRVWRAKPQMEFEFTDMEVLKDSIKLIISYLDRMQSNTLSSADQVKVERFLRDFVPILFMLDKDEFDAEFGDGEEPNKTPDEESEGSEGDEESGSVADDAEVSSNAGGGGGGSARGGGGGGSGKSEKRQAADLRKRLLKQAAGDNVSREVSVTTTTGPTEDGQLLLQQPSVEPLSGETTPATENGERADTPLPVPADPEEVAEAVEKDKAGAEASEQTWVKIDGMGAGAGTESQPLSGTSSVNGEKEKEQSVKAKRKGNFFANSHFYVLSRYLQMLYSRLMTCKTIASKLAQENRRPVNPLALKLGLVDPVTQYFGILQGDNPAEHYYAHLLSLLERYFDNEIEFTAFEDALRLMFTNEAYLMFNLDKVIGGIVRQIQTIVGDLKSQELFALLQRDRASAKTSTKNQIAYRMQAEGVLGGNENLYKIEWLPGKETLTIQLLSEEDRSVDDAETTQERWAQYIESFALTHPTEGLLKRVDSPFLRRNITKIQAREEALSASAGPSSAMNNVEARDGLEIKIALGNYRMFFTPGTEDYFHRAYKQQEQTKPQPQSQEAVEVAPGPDPTPVPAPAPASASAPAPEAEEGKGLDVSASS